One window from the genome of Hypanus sabinus isolate sHypSab1 unplaced genomic scaffold, sHypSab1.hap1 scaffold_1056, whole genome shotgun sequence encodes:
- the LOC132386198 gene encoding N-acetyllactosaminide beta-1,3-N-acetylglucosaminyltransferase 3-like, with amino-acid sequence MKRHRQFHEKVVLGVLITLGLFFMFWDNDQCRETDVVAETFHRIDLPKVVTGDATESVLKPKCHANTTLVHLSSFHQEKEHIKNYLMYKHCREFDMIQNVPDKCGGREGSQNAFLLLVIKSHPFNQDRWEMIRKTWGKEREFNGVLIKRVFISGVSSDQNENRKLNQLLAMENREHRDILQWDFLDTFYNLTLKQYKLLQWVSEFCPSAKFIFSADDDVFANTDNMVDYLLGMKVQQHLFMGRLIYGFGPKRQKSSKYYIPEILTTIKLYPPYISGGGILMSVYTAHIIFHIAQDLELYPIDDVFFGMCLAKAGLAPHHHSGFRTAGFSVPSTQDESFNPCYYRELLLVHRIRTFEMLLLWDAVHDANLKCVHAPQTSASSERTT; translated from the coding sequence atgaaaagacaTCGGCAATTCCATGAGAAAGTAGTGTTGGGTGTTCTGATTACTCTGGGATTGTTCTTCATGTTCTGGGATAATGACCAATGTCGAGAGACTGATGTTGTTGCAGAAACTTTTCATCGCATTGACCTGCCCAAGGTTGTTACTGGTGATGCAACTGAATCAGTGCTCAAGCCAAAGTGCCACGCGAACACGACATTGGTGCACCTGTCCTCATTTCATCAAGAGAAAGAGCACATAAAAAACTACTTGATGTATAAACACTGTCGAGAATTTGACATGATTCAAAATGTTCCAGACAAATGTGGTGGTCGAGAAGGATCTCAGAATGCCTTCCTGCTGCTGGTGATCAAATCTCACCCTTTCAATCAGGATCGGTGGGAAATGATAAGGAAGACTTGGGGCAAAGAACGCGAATTCAATGGGGTCCTAATTAAGAGAGTCTTTATTTCTGGTGTCTCTTCTGACCAAAATGAAAATAGGAAATTGAATCAGCTGTTAGCCATggaaaacagagaacacagagataTACTACAATGGGATTTCTTGGATACCTTTTACAACCTCACCCTCAAACAATACAAGTTGCTGCAGTGGGTCAGTGAATTTTGCCCTAGTGCTAAATTCATCTTTAGTGCAGATGATGATGTCTTTGCCAACACCGATAACATGGTTGACTACTTGCTAGGCATGAAGGTTCAGCAACACCTGTTTATGGGCCGTCTCATTTATGGGTTTGGGCCCAAACGCCAGAAGTCGAGTAAGTATTATATACCAGAAATATTGACCACCATCAAGTTGTACCCACCATACATTAGTGGAGGGGGCATACTCATGTCTGTGTATACAGCTCACATCATTTTCCACATAGCCCAAGACCTTGAACTgtaccccattgatgatgtattttTTGGGATGTGTCTGGCCAAGGCTGGACTAGCCCCACACCACCATAGCGGATTTAGGACAGCTGGATTTAGTGTTCCTTCTACCCAAGATGAATCTTTCAATCCTTGCTATTACCGTGAGTTGCTGCTAGTGCACCGTATTCGGACTTTTGAAATGCTATTGTTGTGGGATGCAGTGCATGATGCTAATCTGAAGTGTGTTCATGCTCCCCAGACGTCTGCATCCTCGGAAAGGACCACATGA